CGGCCGCCGGCCCGCCAGTCCGGACCGTGCACCACCGCCTCGACCGGTCCCGCCGGTCCCCGGAACGTCTCCAGCCTGGCCTGCCACCGGGCGGGCTCCCGGACCGGCTCCGGCTCCTCGCCCATCCGGACGTCCGCCTCTCCCGGCGGCAGCCAGCCGAAGGCCGTCGGCCGCGCCGACGGGGAGAACGGGAACCACAGCCCGTGGCCGGTCCACACCGCGGGGGGAGAGATCTTTCCCGGCGGCACGGCGATCCACCGGAGCGTCTCCGCCTCGATGTCGTACAGCGCGAGCTCCGACCGGGCACCTCGGGTGACGGCGAACGCCAGGCTCCTACCGGCCGGGTCCAGCGCGACCGGCGCGATCACGCCGGGCAGCCCGTCGAGCCCCTCCAGGAGGCGTACGGGGCCGGGCTCGCGCGACTCGACCAGGCCCAGCCGCGGCCCGGCTCCGGTCTCGACCGCGAGCAGGACCCGGCCGGCACCGGCCAGCAGGACATGGCAGGCCCCGTCCACCGGCGGATCGAGGAACGGGCCGGTCGTCCCGGTGCCGGGGTCGACGGTGACCGGCGTGGGCGTGCCGTCGAGGATCGCGGTGGCGACGATCCGCCCGTCGTGGAACACCGCGCCGCCCAGGCGGCCGGGGACGCGCGCCACCGGCTCCAGCCAGGGGTCCTCCCCGGTCAGCCGATGGACGACCGAGGATCCGTCCGCCTCGACGCCGACCGCGGTCGCGAGCCATCCCGGACGGCCGGGACCGGGCAGCAGCCGCAGCGACCCCTCGACGGTGCCGATCGTGCGCCCCCGCCCGTCCGGGCCGAACAGCCGGACCACCTGGCGCCCCGGCTCGTGCCAGGCGAGCACCAGCCCGCCGTCCTCCAGGACGACGATCTGGGCCATCGCGGACTCGCCGGTGAGTTCGGCGCGCATCGTCACCCGTGGTCCGCCGCCGGTCAGCTCCCAGCCCTCGACGTACGGGGTCTCCCGGTCGTCGGACGCCAGGCAGGCCGCGCGCGTCCCTCCCGTGGAGAACCTCGCGCCGCCGCGCGACATGATCGGCGGGCCGGTCATCGCAGCCCGCCCACGAGGTCGGCGGCCGAGTGCGCGCCCGCCAGGGATCCCGGCCACCCGGCGTCGGCCGTCAGCATGCGCGGCCCGCCGTGCCGCAGGCGCAGCAGGAACCCGACGACGCCGGTCAGGCCGACGCCGTAGTCCACGGTGACCTGCGTGCCCGACTCGTCCGGCACGACCATCCGCCCGTCGCGCAGGGCGTGCCTGGCGTGCAGGCACGCCGCCAGTTCCTCGGCCCAGCCGTGGTAGGGCCCGCCGACCGCGTCCGCCATGTCGAGCAGGAACTCGCCGTTGCCTGCCAGCCCGTGGCACATGGCGGAACCGCTGCTCCAGCGGATCCGGTAGACCGCGCTCGCCGCCCCCTCGGCCAGCTCGAGGGCGACGGGGTCGCCGGTGGCGCGCCAGAGCCTGAGCAGGAACGTGCCGACGCCCGAGGCCCCGTTGCACAGGTTGTAGAGCATGCCCTCGCCCTGACCGCCCCCTCGGTCGGTGCGCCAGCGCGCGCCCCAGGGACCGTGCTCGGCCGCGTCCGCGAGGGTCCGGCCGGCGGCACGGGCCGTGTCGAGATAATCCTCCCGGCCGGTCGCCTCGGCGGCGCCCAGCAGGAACGTGCCCACCCCGGCGACTCCGTGGGCGAACCCGAGGTGGGTGATGCCCGCCAGCATGGAGTCGAAGTCCGGGGGGACCTGCCAGAACACGCCGTCGTCGGCGTGCCCGGCCGCGGCCAGCAGGCCGTCCGCGCAGTCGGCGACCCGGTCGAGGAACTCCTGCCGCCCGGTCTCCCGCCAGAGGTGGAGCTGGGTCAGGCCCGCCCCCGCGGCGCCGTGGAAGAGATCCGGGTTGGGCCAGCGCACCGGCAGCTCCAGCGCGAGCCGTACGGCCTTCTCCGCGAGGTCGTCGTCCCCCAGGTACCCGGCCGCGTCGTACAGGGTCCACGCGGTTCCCGCCCGGCCGAAGTACAGGCCGGGCAGCACGCTCGGCGCGGCGGTGTGGCTCGCGTCGATCCAGGCCGCCACGCGGGCGGTCGCCGCACGCAGGTCGTCTCGGCCGAGAACCCCGGCCGCCCGGGTGAGAACGCCGAGGACCCCGGCCGCGCCGTGCTGCACGGCGCACGCGTCGGTGCCCGTGCCGAACGGCGTGCTCGGCCACAACCGGCCGGCGCCCTTCCCGGCCATCGTGGCGAGGACGTGCGCCAGGCCGTCGTCGATCATCCGTTCCTGGAGTGCCCGGCCGAGCCGGACGGACGAGGGGCCACCGGCCGGGAGCGGCGACGGCTCCGCGACGGCGAGCGGAGTGCCGGTGGACGGGGACGGCGGGGCCGGTGTGGACGGCCCGGTTGACGAGGCGCCGGTGAGCGAGGGCTCCGGGGACTCCGGGGACGGGGACTCCGGATCGGCGAGGAACGCCGCCAACCGCTCCAGCGACCAGCGCCGCAGCGGATCCTGCGCGCACAGGCCGCGGATCGCCGGGGCCAGCAGCCGCGCGGAGTGGTTGTTCCCGCCGATCGGGGACAGCAGGGCGTCCAGCCGTTCGACGGCCGGCCGGGGCTCCGGCCGGTCGGCGGCGAAGGCGGCGTTGAGGCCGGTCACCAGGTAGAACAGCATCGCCCCGAGGGAGAAGAGATCGGCGGACTGGCCGGGGGCGGGCCCGTAGAGCTCGGCGGCCGCGTACTCCGGCGCCCCGTAGCCCGGGGTGTAGGCGCGTCGCCCCCACCGCCCGGCCGTGGTGACGAACTCCGGGTCGATCAGCCGCAGCTCGCCCTCGGGGGTGACCATCACGTTGTTGGGGCTGAAATCCCGGTACACCAGTCCCCGGTCGTGGACTTCGGCGACCAGGCCGGCCAGGCTCGCCGCCATGGCGAGGACGTCCTCGGCGGGCAGGCCGAGGTCACGGTCCTCCAGCTCGCCGAAGCACCGCTGCACCCAGTGCGTCAGCGTGAGACCCGGGACCACGGTCTCGACGAGGAAGACGTGGTCGTCCTGCTCGAACACCTCGACCAGTTCGGGGCCCAGGCCGGAGAGCGCGGTCAGCGCCGCCGCCTCGTCGCGCAGCCCGTCGCGGGCGTCGCGCCCGGTGAGCCCGCCGCCGACGTGCGCGCGAGCCTGCTTGATCACGACGTCCTGGTCCGTCTCACGGTCGAGGGCGCGGTAGACGCCGCCGCGCGCGGAGTGCCGAATCGCCTCGCTGACCACGTACCTGTCGCGCAGGAGGACCTGCTTCGGCTTGGCGGACGCCGCGTCCGCCCTGCCCTCGGGCCCGGGAATCGGCAGCGTGGCCCACGGGGGCGGGCAGAACCACGGCTTGCGCGCGTCCTCGACCGTGGTGCCGTCCGGCGCGCGCAGCCGCGCCTCCCGCACACCCTCGTGGCTCACGTGCGGCACGCCCCTGAACGCGCCGTAGCGGTAGTGGACGACGCTCCCCTTGCGGTACGGCCGGTCGGAGAGGATCGCGGGACCGGGCAGCCCGGCCGTCGCCAGGTCGAGCGCCTCCGCCAGCACGCGGAAGTGATCGTCGTCGCGGGGGTAGGCGGTGATGAACTTGCCGCACTGCGCCCGGTCGTACCGGGCGGAGGTCAGATCCTCGACGTATTCCGCGCGGGCCGCGAACTTGAACGAGCATCCGTGATGGACGAGCACGCGCGCCGCCCGGTGGAGCACCTCGGGGGCGGACAGCGGGGTGGCGGAGACGTGCAGCTTCCAGCCCTGAACGCGGGAGGGGACCTCCGGCGGGGTGACGCGGCACCAGAAGTCGTCCTCGACCATCTCCCAGTCGTCCGCGCCCTGGTCGGAAAGAACCAATCGCACGAGTCCCTGGAGGGGGAAGTCAGCGGCGGGGAGGATCCCCTTCTCGCCGATCGGCATGGCAACTCCCGTCGATATCGCCTCGCGGTTCCGCCACGACGTGGCGGCGCAGCGGGCCGTCCCGGAGCGAACTCCGAACGAGCCGGCAGGAGTTGACCTTCACAGAGACGCGAATCCACGTCGTCCGTTGAACTACGTATTCGGTGTACGTAACCTCTTTTTGGCCACGCATTCGGTGTCGATAACTCAATCTCACAGAGCATTACGTGCATTGGTGCTGAAAATAGCCACGTGGGGTCTGTGGAGACGCAGCCGGGCGGACGCCTCATGGAGCGGTCAGCCGGTCAGTGGCCGACAGGCATCGGTCAATGGCCGGCAGCCAGTGGTCAGCGGTTAGTGGTCAGCGGTCCGTCGTGCCGGGGATCTCGCCCTGGCCGATGGCACTCGCCAGGGCGACGCGGGAGGAGACCTGTAGCTTCCGGTAGATCCGGGCGAGATGGGTCTCCACCGTCCTGGGGCTGAGGAAGAGCTCCTCAGCGATCTCCCGCGAACGCTTGCCCATCGCCGCGAGACGGGCGATCTCCCACTCCCGGCCGGTGAGCAGCCCAAGGGCGCCGGGCGCGCCGGTGGGCGGCGCGCTCTCCTCACGGACCTCCGACGCGCTCCGCACCCGCGGCTCCTCCTCGCGTACGCGCGACGCCTCCTCGCACACGCGCACCGCCCCGCAGCCCTCGGCGACGGCCACGGCCACCTCCAGCCAGCCCGCCGCCACCTCCGGCCCGCGGGCCGCCCCGGCCGAGCGGGCTCCGGCCACCAGCGTCCACGCGTGCTGCACCGGCAGCCCCGCGCGGCGGAAGCCCTCGGCCGCCTGCTCGAACAGCGTGGCCGCCGCGTCGTGCCCGCCGTCCGTCAGATGGACCAGGGCCTGAGCCCGGCGAGCGTACGCCCGCTGGGCGGGCAGCCCGAACCGCTCGGCGTCGGCGTCCGCGCCGTCGGCCGAGCGCCGGGCCAGGTCACGCTCCCCGCACCGGGACGCGGCCGTCGACAGCAGCGCCAGCATCGAAGGACGGAAGATCGGCTGGAGCAGCGGCAGTCCCTCGCCGCCGCCCTCCTCCAGCAGAACCCGCACGCACCCGGAGGCGTCTCCGTCCATCAGGCGTATCTGGGCCAGCAACCCGACCGCGGTGCCCGCCCACCAGCCCCGGACGGGCAGGGTCCTGCGCACCCCCTCCTCGGCGAGCGCGACGATCTCGGCGGTGTCCCGCCGCCCCCGTGCCCACATCAGGGCCCCGGCCCGCATCGCCATGGCCAGTCCCACCGCGTTGTCCGCCCCGATGCCGTGGGCGAGCCGTTCCACCTCCAGCGCCCGCTGCCGGGCCTGCTCCAGCTGGCCGGTCCACTGGTGAAGGATGGAGAGCGCGAGCAGGCAGTGCACCACGACGTGCTGCTGCGCGCCACCGCTCGGACCTCTCAGTCCCCGGTGCAGGTGCCTGAAGGCGTCCGCGAATCGCTCCAGATAGATCTCCGAGCAGCCGACCATGGCGAGTGCCTCGGGAACGCGCGCCACCGCGGCGTCGGGCAGCCCGTCGACCAGCCGGACGCACCGGGCCAGTTCGGGCACCGCGGTGTCGACCTCGCCGATGCAGGTGTCGCCGAACGCGGAGAGAATCCGCAGGCCGAACATCGCGGCGTCGCTCTTCCCCTCCGCCTTTCCGTCCGCTTCTCCATCCGTTCCTCCCCACGTTTCTCCCGCTGCGGACCCCGCGGACCCCGCAGACCACGCGACCTCGCGGACCAGCGGGCGCGCCTGCCGGAAGGTCCCGCGCACCATGTGCACCAGCCCGTACTTGAACGTCAGGTCGGCGGTCCCGGCGGGAAGCGGGTCGGGCAGCGGGCGCGGCAGCGCCTCAAGCGCGGTGTGCGCCACCGCCTCCGCCTCGTCGTACCGGCCCAGCAGCCGCTCCACGTCGGAACAGACGGCGTGAGCCTTCAGGCGGAGGTCCACGGGGAGCTCGCGGTCGTCGCGCAGCACCTCGTGAACCAGGTCCCGGGCATCCCTGAACTGCCCGGCGGCGATCAGGGCGCGGCAACGGGCGAGCGTCAGGATGACGCGGAACGTGTTCGGCCGCTCCGTGCCCGGCAGGGCTTCGGAAGCCAGGCGCAACCAGCGCGCCGCGGTGAACGGCGCCTCGGCGACGGCCTCCTCCGCCCCCTCGACCAGCGTCCGCAGCGCCAGGGGCTCGCCCGCGCCCAGGACGTGCTCGGCGTGCCTCGCCCGCGCCACGGCGGAGGCCCCCCGCGCGGTGAGCAGGTCCAGCGCCCGGCGGTGGGCCGACAACCTGAACGAGAGATCGGCGCGCTCGTAGATGACGTGTCCCAGTAGGGGGTGGCGTACGGCGAAGCGCTGGCCCGACGCGAACGGCCGCACGATGTCGCCCCGGGTGAGCTCGGTGAGCGCCGGCAGGGTCCGTTCCAGGCCGAGACCGGAGACCTCGGCGACGTCCTCCAGGCTGAACGGGGTGGCCAGCACGGCGGCCGCCTCGACGACCAGACCGGCGTCGGGTGTGAGCGCGTCGACCTCCACGACCAGCTCCACCGACTCGCGGAGCAGGCCGTTCCTGTCGGTCCCCGGCTGGTCCGGCCAGAGGTCGGGATCCCAGCCCGCCGCGAGAAGGATGCGCACGTTGCGGGGATTGCCACAGGCGGCGACCCGCAGCCGGTCGGCGTACTCGCGAGGGTCGACGTATTCGCGAGGGTCGACGTACTCGCGGGGATCGGCGTACTCGCGGGGATCGTCGCGCCACTGGAATCCGGCGGGCCTCGCACCGCCGCCGGCCACCGGGAAGACTGCCGGTAGGCCGCCGACCGGTCGGCGGCCCTCGACGAGGGCGGCCACCGCTCCGGTGTCCAGCGGACCCGGTTCGACGCGGATCACGGTCCCGGCCTGCGCGCCGTGGTCCAGCGCCTGCAGCAGCATGGACGGGGTCCGCCGGGGGCAGTGGGCCACGGCGAGCAGGAAGGGGCCCTGCACGGGAGTACGAACAAGGTGGGCCGCGAGCCGCGCGGACTCCTCGTCGCACAGGTGCAGGTCGTCCAGTATCAGCACGCCGCCGGAGCCGGACACCCAGTTCGCGAGCAGCTCGCGGACGAGAACGCCCAGCCGGAAGATGCGCGTGGGGGTGAAGCCCAGCGTGTGCCACGGAACCGGTTCCCGGTCCCGCTTCGGGATCCGGGGGATCTCGATGCCGGGCTGGTCGCCCCAGGCGTCCATGAACACCTGCAGGGCCATCTTCGTGCCCCGTACGGCATGAGCGTGCAGCACCTGGATCCCGCTGTCGGCCGCTCGCGTCCTCAGGACGCCCAGCAGCCTCGTCTTGCCGATCCCCGGATTACCGGTGATCTCCAGCACCGTGCTCCGGCCCTCGGCGAGAGCCTTCAGCGCGTCCTCGATGCGCGCGATCTCCGCGTCTCGCCCGACCAGTCCTGTATGCGATGGTGCTGCGCACATGTATGCCCTTCCCGACAGTGTCCGGCGGGTTCCCGCAGCCGTCAGCCGACTTTTGCCGTCGCCGACTGAAGCGCTTCAGGATGATCGAATCATCTGCACTCACCGAGGACGGTAAACGTATCCACCGACAGGATTCATAGGATTCGGGACATCGCCGCGTCCTACCTGGCCGGAGGCCACCCGCTCCGGGCGAGAGTGCGGACCGGACCCGCCGGCGAGCCGTTCGAAGGGCTTCGGTCTGGCGGAGATCCGCGCCCGCGGGTCGCCGTCTCCGGGTGTCCTGAGGGTGGTGACAGACTTCGCTCATGGACTCGGAGAGCATCACGGCGGCGGTGGCGGGCACCTGGGAGCTCGGTGACCTGACGGTCAACCGGATCGGGTTCGGCGCGATGCGGCTGACGGCGAACGCCGACGGCACGCCGAGCGATCGTGACCGGGCGATCGCCGTGCTGCGCCGCGCGGTCGAGCTCGGGGTGAACCACATCGACACCGCCGCGTTCTACTTCTCGCCGCTGCGTTCCGCCAACGAGCTGATCAACCGGGCGCTGGCCCCGTACCCCGACGACCTGGTCATCACCACGAAGGTCGGGCCGGGCAAGGACCCCTCGGGCGCGTGGCTGCCGCCGGCCGGGCCGGGGCAACTGCGCGGCCAGGTCGAGGAGAACCTCCGCCAGCTCGGCCGCGACCACCTCGACGTGGTGAACCTGCGCGTCCACGGGCCCGACTCGATCGCCGAGCGCTTCGGCGCGCTGGCCGAGCTGCGCGACGCCGGGCTCATCCGCCACCTGGGCATCTCCAACGTCAGGCCCAAGCACCTCGCCGAGGCCCTCGCCATCGCCCCGGTGGTCTGCGTGCAGAACAGGTACGGCCTCGGTGCGAGCCCCGAGCGTCGCGGGTTCCTGCGCGTCTGCGGCGAGCAGGGCATCGCGTTCGTGCCGTTCTTCGCGATCGCCGGGGAGGGGCGCGAGGCGGGCGCGAGCGGCGCCGACGACGAGGCGGTCCTCGCCGTCGCGCGCGCCCATGGGGCGACGGCCGCGCAGGTCCGGCTGGCGTGGACGCTGCGGCACGGGCCGCATGTGCTGGCCATCCCGGGCACCGGAAATCCGGACCACCTGGTCGCCAACGTGGCCGCCGGAGCGCTGCGGCTCTCGGACGACGAGCTCGCCCGCCTCGAAAGGGAGACCCCGGTCACCTTCTGACCACCGGGACGTCAGGTGATCACGACTCGCCGGCCGCCCGGTAGGTGCACAGGTACGCGCCCGCGTCGCTGGTGGTCGTGGAGACCAGCTCGAACGCACGCAGGGCGCCGTCGGCGGGGAAGATGCTCTTCCCGCCGCCGAGGATCACCGGCATGACCACGAGCCGGAGCTCGTCGACCAGGCCCTCGCCCAGGAGGGTGCGCGCGAGCATGGGGCTCCCCATGACCAGCAGGTTGCCGCCGTCGGTCTCGCGCAGTTTCCGGATGTGGGCGACGGCCTCGCCGCCGGGGATGCGCGTGGTGTTGTTCCACGTCAGCTCGTCGTCGCCCAGCGTCCGGGACACGACGTACTTCGGGAGGGCGTTCATCTGGTCGGCGAACGGGTCACCGGCCCGCTCGGGCCACGCCGCGGCCATGTTCTGCCACGTGCGGCGCCCGAACAGCAGTGCCTCGGTCCCGATCAGCGCGCCGTCGAAGGCGCCGCCGACCACGTCGGGGTCGAAGAACGGGTGGGACCAGCCGCCGTGGGCGAAGCCGCCGTCGGTGTCCTCCTCGGCTCCGCCCGGCGCCTGCACGACGCCGTCCAGGCTGATGAACTCGATGATCATGATGCGCATGGAATTCGCTCCTCTGGGGGGTGTGTTCTGAGGGGTGGCGTCACCGGTCCGGACGAGCACGTGCGCGTCCGGACCACCACGGACCGGTCAGGCCGCCGGGCGTCCCGCGCGGCCGACCTGATGCGTCAGCCCGCTTCTTTCACGCTCGGGTGCAGGGCGACGACGATCCGGTGGTCGCGGCCGTTCTCGGCGGACTCGTCGTGGTACTTGGACACCAGGGCCGTGACGGCACCGGCGAGCTCCCCGGCGAACGCGGCCCGGTCGGCGGCCGAGGCGAAGCGCACCTCGCCGTCGATCGCGAAGGTCGCGACGCGCTTGCGCGCCTTGGCGGCGCCGGTGAGGAGCGCCCCGACGTCGCGGACCAGCCGGGCCGCGACCGCCAGCAGCCAGCTCGCCGACAGCTGGTCGGGGGAACGGGCCGGGTCGGGCTCGACGGACGCCAGCGCGGTCGGGGAGATCACGTAGGAGGCCGCGGTCGCGCGCATGATGCGCTCGTTGACGTTGCCCTTGCGCCGCTCCTCGATCATCTCGACGAGCCCGTGCGCCTCAAGCGTCTTCAGGTGGTAGTTGACCTTCTGCCGGGGCAGGCCGACCTTGGCGGCCAGCATGGTCGCGGATCCGGGCTCGCTCAGCTCGGCCAGCAGCCGGGCCCGGATGGGGTCCAGCGAGGCCTCGGCCGCGGCCGGGTCCTCGATCACGGCGATGTCCTGCATGTCCGCAGACTACTTCCGACAAATTATATTGTCAAGAAAGTCTTATTTTCCGGAACCGCGGGTCGCGTTGACCGTCGGCCGGGGCCGCACGGCATATGGGCATGATGTCCTGAATCCAGGAACCGGCGGGTTCGGGCGGACAGTACATGTGTGTGGAAACGACTATGCGTGCCCGGGTACGCGCCGGGGATCCGGATGCCTTCAGCCGGCTGTTCGACGACCACGCGCGTTCGGTCTACAACCACGCTTTCCGGCTGACCGGCGACTGGTCGGCCGCCGAGGACGTGGTGTCCCTCACCTTCCTTGAGGCGTGGCGGCTGCGGGGCAGGGTCGACGCGGACGGCGGCTCGCTGCGGCCCTGGCTGCTGGGTGTCGCGACCAACGTGGCCCGCAACGTCAACCGCGCCTCCCGGCGGCACGCGGACGCGCTGGCCAGGCTGCCTCCGGGCGAGGCGGTGCCCGACATCGCCGAGGAGGTGGCGGGCCGAGTCGACGACGACGAGCTGCTGGCCTCCGTGCGGGCGGCCCTGGACGCGCTGCGCAGGCCGGAGCGGGAGGTGCTCGCGCTGTGCGTGTGGGCCGGGCTCGGGTACGCCGAGGCGGCTGAGGCCCTCGGCGTACCGGTGGGCACGATCCGCTCCCGGCTCTCGCGGGCGCGGAGGAGATTGCGGAGGCTCGCCACGAACACGAACACGAACACGGCGACGGCGACGGCGACGGCGACGGGAGAGAGTCGGGAACCGCGGGCGCGGTCCAGACAGGTAAACGGTGACCGCGACAACGCGGTCCGGCTCGTTCGGGAGAAGCACCTGTGAATGTCCCCAAGCCCCAGGCCGATCACGATCAGATCGAGGAGCTGGCCCGGCTGCTGCCGGTCCCGGTGGAGCGGGATCTTCCGGCGGGCCGTCGCCGACCGCTCAAGGAGTTCTTGATGACCGAGATCCACCAGGACGCCCAGCCCGCCGGGCCGAAGTGGCGGCTGCCGCGCCCTGCCCTCCTGGTCCCCCTGCTCGCCGTCGCCGCCGCCGTGGCGGTCGCCGCCCCGCCGGCCCTCGGCGGCGGTGCGGCCCACGCCGTCTCCAAGAACGACGACGGCACCATCTTCATCACCATCAACGAGGCCAGGGACCCCAAGAGCCTGCAGGCGGACCTGCGGGACATGGGTCTCAACGCGGTCGTCGACTACATCCCCAGGGGCAAGAAGTGCAGCCCGCAGCCCCGCAGCCAGAGCTTCCTGCCCAAGGAGGAGCCTTCCCTCACCGTCTGGCCGGGACCGGAGACCCAGGAGTCCGGCTTCACGATCGACCCCAGGGCCGTCGGGGACGGCCAGGTCGCGGTGCTGGAGTTCAGCGTCTCCGAGCAGCCGCGGATGGCGGTCGCCGGCATCTGGGCGCGCGTTTCCAACGGCCCCGTGGCCGACTGCGTGCTGGTCGACAGCACCGAGGCCCCGCTCGGCCCGCCCAAGGGGGACTGACCACCCCCTCCACAGGTGCGGCGGAGCCGGGCCATCCCCACGGGGCTCCCGCCGCACCTCTGGAGGCCCTGGCGGAGGTCGGCCATCCGGGTCGTTCGAGGCTGTGGGGCAGCGGGTACGACACGGACCCGGAGCACCGCCACGCCTTCCTCGGAGACGAAAGTCCGGCCCCGGTTTCCACCGGTGGACCCGGAGAGGAACCGAGCGGGCCGGTCCTGGCACGTCCCGGTTTCACGGGCGTCTCCCGCGCGCCGGTCAGGGCGTCAGCGGACGGTTCCGTCCCACTGCCACCGCGTTCTGCGGCCGAGACCGGGAAGAGGGATGCGGCCCGTGCACCACAGCAGCGTGTCGGAGGCGCCGTGACCGTCCGGAGCACCGGGAAAGAGCCGCTCGACCGCGGGGGCGCACAGGTCGTCCGGCGGGGTCCAGGCGAGGTCGAAGGCACGCGCGATGTCGTGGCTGTGGACGACCAGTTCGACGACGCCCATGGCGGCGAATCCCGGGCCGTCCGAGTGTCCCCACGGATGCCAGGCGCGTACTTCGGGCCCGGATTCGCGGACGGCGGAGGCGAGGATGGTCCCCGCGATCCGGATGCCTTCCAGACACGCGGGGATGGGCGCCCGTTCGTCGAGCGAGGCGAACAGGGTGATGTAGCGGTCGGTCGGCTGGGCGATGAGCAGTCCGGCGTACCCGACCACGCCGAGGGCGATGTGGTCCAGAGTCTTCCGGCAGTCCCACTCCAGGTCCCCTGCGCCACGGGACCAGTCGTGCCCGACCCCCTTGCCCAGCACGGACACGCATTCGGCGGTGGCCTCGCCGACAAGGCGTGGCCAGGGGTTCGTCACGAGCGGCGATCCTCGCTCATGACGAGGGGCGCGGCGGCGACGCTCGGGGAAGGGGCGCCCCTGAAGTGCTCGACGATGCGCGCGTAGCTGTCGAGCGCGTGGCCCCCGGCGATCGCCTCCTTGATGAGGGTCCTGGTGTACTCGGGCATCGCGGCGTCGACGCCCCGGGCCCGGCTCTCGTGGACGAGGTGTTCGACCGGGGGCAGCTGGGTTTCGAGCGTGGCGTCGGTGGCCAGATACTCGCCCGCGTCGATCTGATGGGCGTACTCCGTCATGAACGAGGCCACGCCGGTGAGCCAGCCGGTCGCGTACGGCAGGAACGTCGTCGCCGTGATCTTCTCGGTGCCGACCAGCGCCACGGCGTGCATGAAGCTGTTGAAGGTCCCCCACATGATGCCGAGCAGGGCCACGTCGTACAGCGACGGGATGCCCGTGTCGGCGCTCAGGTGGGTGGTCCCGCCCCCGAGCAGCTCCAGCGTGGGCCGGTGCGCCGTGAAGATCTCGTGGGGCCCGCCGTACAGGATGACGGCCTCGGGGGTGCCGATGCCCGGCGGCGTCATCATGATCGCCCCGTCCAGATACCCGGCGTCGCGGTCGTCCGCCCACCCGGCCATCTCGCGGGCCTCGTCCGAGGAACCGGACGTGAGGTTCACCAGGACGCGGCCGGACAGGGCGTCGCCCGCCGGGTCGAGGATCTCGCGCACGGCGTCGTAGTCCCGTACGCAGACGATCACCAACGGGCTCGCCGCGACCGCCTCCTTTACCGTGGCCGCCTCGACCGCTCCGGCGGCGACCAGTTCGCCGGCCTTGTCGCGGGTACGGTTCCACACCGTCGTCGGGTGGCCCCCGGCCAGGAGGGCGCCGGCCAGGGCCCGGCCCATCAGGCCCAGTCCGATCACCGTCACCGCAGGACGGCCGTCGGTTCTGTCATTGCTTGTCGTGCGAGTCATCCGCTCGTTCCCCGTTCGCTGACATGGCACCGGTGGCTCCGGACCGCGATCAGCCTCGCAGTGCCCGCCATGGCCCGAAAGTGGCAGGACTGACGACATACACCAAATTCCCGCCATAGGATGACGAACATGAGAGCCGGTTCCGTCGCCCTGGCCGTGATCAACGACGAATCCATCCCGATGTGGGACATGTACGAGCTGGGCATCGCCTGCACGGTCTTCGGCGTGCCCCACACCGACCTGGCGGACCCGTGGTACGACCTGTGGCTGTGCGGCATGCAGGCGGGCACCGCGCTCAGCGGACCCGGCTTCGTCCTGAACACCCCCCACGGGATGGACCGCCTGGCCGACGCCGACACCGTGATCGTTCCCGCGGTGCCCGAGGCCTGCATCGACGGTGACCTGGAACTCCCGGAGGAGCTGCTCCGGGCGCTCCGCCGGGCCGCCGCCGCCGGCGCGCGCATGGTCTCCCTGTGCAACGGCGCCTTCGCGCTCGCCGCCGCCGGGCTCCTGGACGGCCGTCGCGCCACCGCCCACTGGTCGCACATCCCCACCCTGGCCAGGCGCTATCCAAAGGTGCGGGTCGACGAGTCGGTGCTGTACGTCGACGACGGCGACGTGCTCA
This region of Streptosporangium sp. NBC_01495 genomic DNA includes:
- a CDS encoding NAD(P)-dependent oxidoreductase, with the translated sequence MTRTTSNDRTDGRPAVTVIGLGLMGRALAGALLAGGHPTTVWNRTRDKAGELVAAGAVEAATVKEAVAASPLVIVCVRDYDAVREILDPAGDALSGRVLVNLTSGSSDEAREMAGWADDRDAGYLDGAIMMTPPGIGTPEAVILYGGPHEIFTAHRPTLELLGGGTTHLSADTGIPSLYDVALLGIMWGTFNSFMHAVALVGTEKITATTFLPYATGWLTGVASFMTEYAHQIDAGEYLATDATLETQLPPVEHLVHESRARGVDAAMPEYTRTLIKEAIAGGHALDSYARIVEHFRGAPSPSVAAAPLVMSEDRRS